From the Lathyrus oleraceus cultivar Zhongwan6 chromosome 4, CAAS_Psat_ZW6_1.0, whole genome shotgun sequence genome, one window contains:
- the LOC127076020 gene encoding BTB/POZ domain-containing protein POB1, protein MKDLNSDLFDPVTVMESEWAHGGASNSDADFGFAFNDSNFSDRILRIEIMADPVDPQPDSETCTTIADWARHRKRRREDIKKDNVGDLPDEQILNGNQPDMDDCVASENQDEEVVAMVEESPSGDEAVNSNDDLNLGMDYAEPAVVRFKTLHISSPILAAKSPFFYKLFSNGMRESELRHVTLRINASEEAALMELLNFMYSNTLSIKTAPGLLDVLMAADKFEVASCMRYCSRLLRNIAMTPESALLYLELPSSVLMAEAVQPLTDAAKQYLASRYKDITKYQEEVMSLPLVGVEAILSSDDLQVASEDAVYDFVLKWARQQYSNLEERRLVLGSRLARLIRFPYMTCRKLKKVLTCSDFEHDVSSKLVLEALFFKAEVPHRQRSLAAEEPTCSSRRFLERAYKYRPVKVVEFELPRQQCVVYLDLKRDECNNLFPSGRVYSQAFHLGGQGFFLSAHCNMDQQSSFHCFGLFLGMQEKGSVSFTVDYEFAARSRPTEEFVSKYKGNYTFTGGKAVGYRNLFAIPWTSFMAEDCLYFINGVLHLRAELTIRH, encoded by the exons ATGAAGGATTTGAATTCCGATCTGTTTGACCCTGTTACGGTCATGGAATCCGAATGGGCTCACGGTGGTGCTTCTAATTCCGATGCCGATTTCGGTTTTGCTTTCAATGATAGTAATTTTTCCGATAGGATTCTTCGGATCGAGATCATGGCTGACCCCGTTGATCCTCAGCCGGATTCCGAAACTTGTACCACCATCGCCGATTGGGCGAGGCACCGTAAGAGGAGACGTGAGGATATTAAGAAAGATAACG TTGGAGATCTGCCGGATGAGCAAATTTTGAATGGGAACCAACCTGATATGGATGATTGTGTCGCTTCGGAAAATCAAGATGAAGAGGTTGTTGCGATGGTTGAAGAATCCCCTTCTG GCGATGAAGCTGTAAATAGCAATGATGATTTAAACCTGGGCATGGATTACGCCGAACCTGCGGTTGTTAGATTTAAAACCCTACATATCAGTTCTCCTATCTTGGCTGCGAAAAGCCCTTTTTTCTATAAG CTTTTCTCGAACGGGATGAGGGAATCAGAGCTGAGACATGTCACCCTCAGAATTAATGCCTCTG AAGAAGCTGCTCTGATGGAGCTGCTGAATTTTATGTATAGTAATACCTTGAGCATTAAGACTGCACCTGGTTTGCTTGATGTGTTGATGGCCGCGGATAAATTTGAAGTTGCTTCATGCATGCGATATTGTAGCCGGTTGTTGCGTAATATTGCCATGACTCCTGAATCTGCATTGCTTTACCTGGAGCTGCCTTCTAGTGTCCTAATGGCTGAGGCAGTTCAACCATTGACTGATGCTGCAAAGCAGTATCTTGCTAGCCGATACAAGGATATAACCAA GTACCAGGAAGAGGTTATGAGCTTACCCCTAGTTGGAGTAGAGGCAATATTATCTAGTGATGATCTCCAGGTTGCGTCAGAAGATGCTGTTTATGACTTTGTGTTGAAGTGGGCTAGACAACAGTATAGCAATCTGGAAGAAAGACGACTAGTCCTAGGTTCACGGCTTGCAAGATTAATTCGCTTCCCTTATATGACCTGCCGAAAGCTTAAGAAGGTCTTAACTTGTAGTGACTTTGAACATGATGTTTCATCCAAGCTTGTACTTGAGGCCCTATTTTTCAAGGCAGAGGTTCCACATCGTCAACGGTCGCTGGCAGCAGAAGAGCCTACATGCTCAAGCCGTCGTTTCTTGGAGAGGGCATACAAATATCGTCCGGTCAAGGTggttgaatttgaacttcctcgCCAACAGTGTGTGGTGTACTTGGATCTAAAGCGCGATGAGTGTAACAACTTGTTCCCATCCGGCCGGGTTTATTCTCAGGCATTTCACTTGGGTGGTCAAGGGTTTTTTCTATCAGCACATTGTAACATGGATCAACAAAGCTCTTTCCATTGTTTTGGTCTGTTTTTGGGAATGCAGGAAAAGGGGTCAGTGAGCTTCACCGTGGACTACGAATTTGCGGCTCGGTCAAGACCAACAGAGGAATTCGTTAGCAAATACAAAGGCAATTACACATTCACAGGTGGCAAGGCCGTTGGCTACAGAAACTTGTTTGCGATCCCATGGACTTCATTCATGGCTGAGGACTGTCTTTACTTCATCAACGGCGTTCTGCACCTTAGAGCCGAGCTCACCATCAGACACTGA